The following proteins come from a genomic window of Laspinema palackyanum D2c:
- the rpsL gene encoding 30S ribosomal protein S12 produces the protein MPTIQQLIRTERQKIEKKTKSPALKSCPQRRGVCTRVYTTTPKKPNSALRKVARVRLTSGFEVTAYIPGIGHNLQEHSVVMIRGGRVKDLPGVRYHIIRGTLDTAGVKDRRQGRSKYGAKRPKA, from the coding sequence ATGCCCACAATACAACAACTTATTCGTACCGAACGGCAGAAGATCGAAAAGAAAACCAAATCGCCTGCACTCAAGAGTTGTCCGCAGCGTCGGGGCGTTTGTACGAGAGTTTACACCACCACACCGAAAAAACCGAACTCAGCCCTTAGAAAAGTAGCACGGGTTCGCCTGACCTCTGGATTTGAAGTCACCGCCTACATTCCAGGCATTGGTCATAACCTGCAAGAACACTCCGTCGTGATGATCCGAGGCGGCAGGGTCAAGGATTTACCCGGAGTTCGTTACCACATCATCCGTGGGACCTTAGATACTGCGGGAGTCAAAGACCGTCGTCAAGGGCGTTCTAAATATGGGGCCAAGCGTCCTAAGGCCTAA
- a CDS encoding RNA-guided endonuclease InsQ/TnpB family protein — MLRATKYRIYPTTEQRQHLAQSFGCCRFAWNYALNLTNETYKATGKGLGRFAIQKEITNLKKEYEWMREPYSQCLQVVALNLSRAFINFFEGRAALPQFKSKHRNQSISYPQNVSIVEDGIKFPKMGIVHARLHRPIQGAIRTVTVSMNANGQYFASVLVDDGKDIPKKTAEGKAVGIDLGLTHFAITSDGSKFDNPRWLAKHDKNLRAKQKRLSRRPQGSNNRNKTRKQVAGVHNKIARCRSDFHHKLSRRMVDENQVIVVENLAVKNMVKNHCLAKAISQVGWGQFCTMLKYKAEQEGKIYLEVDRFFPSSKTCNVCLNQVRSLTLDVRTWQCEKCQTNHDRDINAAKNIRDEGLRILSSGTGEIAYRPGVSRDSRGRKKSTVSQSVG; from the coding sequence ATGCTCAGAGCGACCAAGTACAGAATTTATCCAACCACCGAGCAAAGGCAACACCTTGCTCAGAGTTTTGGTTGCTGTAGATTTGCATGGAACTACGCTCTCAATCTGACCAACGAAACCTACAAAGCTACGGGGAAGGGCCTGGGTCGCTTTGCCATTCAGAAAGAGATAACTAATCTCAAGAAAGAATATGAATGGATGAGAGAACCCTATTCCCAGTGCTTACAGGTTGTGGCCCTAAATTTGTCCAGGGCTTTTATCAACTTTTTTGAAGGGAGGGCGGCTCTACCTCAATTCAAGTCAAAGCACCGTAACCAATCCATTAGTTATCCTCAGAATGTCTCTATCGTAGAAGATGGCATCAAATTTCCCAAGATGGGGATTGTTCATGCCAGACTACACAGACCTATTCAGGGGGCAATCAGAACAGTCACAGTCTCGATGAATGCTAATGGTCAATACTTTGCCTCTGTTCTAGTCGATGATGGGAAAGATATCCCCAAAAAAACTGCTGAAGGTAAAGCAGTAGGTATTGATTTAGGCTTGACTCATTTTGCTATCACCTCGGATGGGTCTAAATTTGACAACCCCCGTTGGTTAGCTAAACACGATAAAAATCTAAGAGCAAAACAAAAGCGTTTATCCAGAAGACCCCAAGGCTCTAACAACCGTAACAAAACCCGTAAGCAGGTAGCCGGGGTACATAACAAAATAGCTCGATGCCGGTCAGATTTCCACCACAAACTATCGCGCAGGATGGTAGACGAAAACCAAGTCATAGTGGTGGAAAATTTAGCTGTGAAAAACATGGTCAAAAATCACTGTCTCGCTAAAGCAATTAGTCAAGTGGGATGGGGCCAGTTCTGTACGATGTTGAAATACAAAGCAGAGCAAGAAGGGAAAATCTACCTGGAAGTAGACCGATTCTTTCCTAGCTCCAAAACTTGTAATGTTTGCCTCAATCAAGTAAGAAGCCTGACCCTTGATGTCAGGACTTGGCAGTGTGAAAAGTGTCAAACGAATCACGATAGAGACATCAACGCGGCTAAGAACATCAGAGATGAAGGACTGCGGATTTTATCCTCGGGGACCGGGGAGATCGCCTATCGCCCAGGTGTAAGTCGAGACAGTAGAGGACGCAAGAAATCTACTGTCTCGCAGTCTGTTGGGTAG
- the fusA gene encoding elongation factor G has protein sequence MARTVPLEKVRNIGIAAHIDAGKTTTTERILFYSGVVHKIGEVHDGNTVTDWMEQERERGITITAAAITTSWKDNQINIIDTPGHVDFTIEVERSMRVLDGVIAVFCSVGGVQPQSETVWRQADRYKVPRIAFINKMDRTGANFYKVYDQICDRMRTNAVAIQLPIGSEDQFSGIIDLVGMKARIYTNDTGTDIQETDIPDDMMELAQKYRTKLVEAVADMSDVLTEKYLEGEEFTQEEIVKALRQGTISGKIVPTMCGSAFKNKGVQLLLDAVVDYLPAPIDVPPIQGTLPNGEEITRSADDKAPLSALAFKIMADPYGRLTFIRVYSGVLEKGSYVLNSTKDKKERISRLIVMKADERIEVDELRAGDLGAAVGLKDTFTGDTICTPDSPVILESLFIPEPVISVAVEPKTKQDMEKLSKALQSLSQEDPTFRVSIDSETNQTVIAGMGELHLEILVDRMLREFKVEANVGAPQVAYRETIRKAVKAEGKFIRQSGGKGQYGHVVIQIEPGDPGTGFEFVSKIVGGTVPKEYISPAEQGMKEACESGILAGYPMIDIKATLVDGSYHDVDSSEMAFKIAGSMAIKEGVMKASPVLLEPMMKVEVEVPENYLGDVMGDLNSRRGQIEGMGSEQGIAKVTAKVPLAEMFGYATDIRSKTQGRGIFTMEFSRYEEVPRNVAEPIIAKSKGNA, from the coding sequence GTGGCACGTACTGTCCCGCTTGAGAAAGTGCGAAACATAGGAATCGCCGCCCACATCGATGCGGGCAAGACCACAACGACGGAGCGGATTCTGTTTTATTCCGGTGTGGTTCACAAAATCGGTGAGGTGCATGATGGCAACACCGTGACAGACTGGATGGAGCAAGAGCGAGAGCGGGGCATTACCATCACGGCTGCTGCCATCACCACCAGTTGGAAAGACAACCAGATCAACATTATTGACACCCCCGGTCACGTTGACTTCACCATTGAAGTGGAGCGCTCCATGCGTGTACTCGACGGCGTGATTGCCGTCTTCTGTTCCGTGGGTGGTGTTCAACCGCAATCCGAAACCGTGTGGCGTCAAGCCGATCGCTATAAAGTGCCGCGCATCGCGTTTATCAACAAGATGGACCGCACTGGGGCGAACTTCTATAAGGTCTATGATCAGATTTGCGATCGGATGCGGACTAACGCCGTGGCGATCCAACTCCCGATCGGCAGCGAAGACCAATTCTCTGGCATCATCGACTTGGTAGGGATGAAGGCTCGGATCTACACCAATGATACGGGTACCGATATCCAAGAGACCGATATTCCCGATGACATGATGGAACTGGCTCAAAAATATCGCACCAAGCTCGTTGAAGCCGTGGCAGATATGAGTGATGTTTTGACCGAAAAATACCTCGAAGGTGAAGAATTCACCCAGGAAGAAATTGTCAAAGCATTACGCCAAGGAACCATTAGCGGTAAGATCGTCCCCACCATGTGCGGTTCGGCCTTTAAGAACAAAGGGGTACAGCTCTTATTGGATGCCGTGGTAGATTATCTACCCGCTCCCATTGACGTGCCTCCGATTCAGGGAACCTTGCCCAATGGGGAAGAAATCACTCGCAGTGCCGATGACAAGGCTCCCCTCTCGGCATTAGCCTTCAAAATCATGGCCGATCCTTATGGACGTCTGACCTTTATTCGGGTCTATTCCGGCGTTCTGGAAAAAGGCAGTTACGTTCTCAACTCCACCAAGGATAAGAAAGAACGGATTTCCCGCTTGATTGTCATGAAAGCCGACGAGCGGATTGAAGTCGATGAACTGCGAGCTGGGGACCTAGGTGCCGCTGTCGGTTTGAAAGATACCTTCACCGGCGATACCATCTGTACCCCGGATAGTCCGGTGATTCTGGAATCCCTGTTCATTCCTGAACCCGTGATCTCCGTGGCGGTGGAACCCAAGACCAAGCAAGACATGGAGAAGCTGTCGAAAGCACTGCAATCCTTGTCCCAAGAAGACCCCACATTCCGGGTGAGCATCGATTCCGAAACCAATCAAACCGTGATTGCCGGGATGGGTGAACTTCACCTCGAAATTCTGGTGGATCGGATGTTGCGTGAGTTTAAGGTAGAAGCGAACGTGGGTGCACCCCAAGTGGCCTACCGAGAAACGATTCGGAAAGCCGTCAAAGCTGAAGGCAAATTTATTCGCCAAAGCGGTGGTAAAGGTCAGTACGGTCACGTCGTCATCCAAATCGAACCGGGTGATCCAGGTACGGGATTTGAGTTTGTCTCGAAAATTGTGGGCGGAACCGTACCGAAAGAGTACATTTCCCCCGCAGAACAAGGGATGAAAGAAGCCTGCGAATCTGGGATTTTAGCGGGCTACCCCATGATTGACATCAAGGCCACGTTGGTAGATGGTTCCTACCACGATGTTGACTCCTCGGAAATGGCCTTTAAAATTGCTGGCTCTATGGCAATTAAAGAAGGGGTGATGAAAGCGTCACCCGTTCTGTTAGAGCCTATGATGAAGGTTGAGGTAGAAGTTCCCGAGAACTATCTCGGGGACGTCATGGGCGACCTCAATTCCCGCCGGGGCCAAATCGAAGGAATGGGCTCCGAGCAAGGAATTGCCAAGGTGACTGCTAAAGTTCCATTAGCAGAAATGTTTGGCTATGCCACGGATATCCGGTCTAAAACCCAAGGCCGAGGTATCTTTACGATGGAGTTTAGCCGCTATGAAGAGGTGCCTCGCAACGTGGCTGAACCCATCATCGCCAAGAGTAAAGGGAACGCATAA
- the tuf gene encoding elongation factor Tu, with protein sequence MARAKFERNKPHVNIGTIGHVDHGKTTLTAAITLTLAALGQAKARKYDEIDAAPEEKQRGITINTAHVEYETTDRHYAHVDCPGHADYVKNMITGAAQMDGAILVVSAADGPMPQTREHILLAKQVGVPNIVVFLNKQDQVDDEELLELVELEVRELLSSYDFPGDDIPIVSGSGLLALEALTKTPGIKKGDNEWVDKIYALMDEVDAYIPTPERAIDKPFLMAVEDVFSITGRGTVATGRIERGKVKVGETVELVGIKNTRSTTVTGVEMFQKILEEGLAGDNVGVLLRGIQKADIERGMVIAKPGSITPHTQFESEVYILKKEEGGRHTPFFSGYRPQFYVRTTDVTGTIKAFTSDEGDEVEMVMPGDRIKMTVELINPIAIEQGMRFAIREGGRTVGAGVVSKILDQPAAAKK encoded by the coding sequence ATGGCACGCGCAAAGTTTGAACGGAATAAACCCCACGTTAACATCGGTACGATCGGTCACGTTGACCACGGTAAAACGACCCTGACCGCAGCAATCACTCTGACTCTTGCTGCTCTGGGTCAAGCCAAAGCGAGAAAGTACGATGAAATCGATGCTGCTCCCGAAGAAAAACAACGGGGGATCACGATTAACACCGCTCACGTGGAATACGAAACCACTGATCGTCACTATGCCCACGTTGACTGCCCGGGTCACGCTGACTATGTGAAAAACATGATCACCGGAGCTGCCCAGATGGATGGCGCTATCCTGGTGGTGTCCGCTGCTGATGGCCCTATGCCTCAGACCCGGGAACACATTCTGTTGGCAAAACAGGTGGGGGTTCCGAATATCGTCGTCTTCTTGAACAAACAAGACCAAGTTGATGATGAAGAACTCCTCGAACTCGTGGAATTAGAAGTTCGCGAACTCCTGAGTTCCTACGATTTCCCCGGTGATGATATTCCGATTGTCTCGGGTTCCGGTCTGTTGGCGCTCGAAGCCTTGACCAAAACCCCCGGTATCAAGAAAGGGGACAATGAGTGGGTTGATAAAATCTACGCCTTAATGGACGAAGTGGATGCTTACATTCCGACTCCGGAACGGGCGATCGATAAGCCCTTCTTGATGGCTGTAGAAGACGTCTTCTCGATTACGGGTCGGGGAACTGTTGCCACGGGTCGGATCGAACGGGGCAAGGTCAAAGTCGGCGAAACCGTGGAATTGGTTGGAATCAAAAACACTCGCAGCACCACGGTGACTGGGGTGGAAATGTTCCAAAAAATCCTCGAAGAAGGTCTGGCTGGAGATAACGTCGGGGTGCTGCTCCGGGGTATCCAAAAGGCAGATATCGAGCGTGGGATGGTGATTGCTAAACCCGGTTCGATTACTCCTCACACTCAGTTTGAATCTGAAGTGTATATTCTCAAGAAGGAAGAAGGGGGCCGTCATACGCCGTTCTTCTCCGGCTATCGTCCTCAGTTCTATGTTCGGACGACCGACGTTACCGGAACCATTAAAGCGTTCACCTCCGATGAAGGGGATGAAGTGGAAATGGTGATGCCTGGAGACCGGATCAAGATGACGGTTGAGTTGATTAACCCGATCGCCATTGAACAAGGGATGCGCTTCGCCATCCGTGAAGGCGGACGGACCGTCGGCGCGGGTGTGGTCTCTAAAATCCTCGACCAACCAGCAGCAGCCAAGAAGTAA
- a CDS encoding HesB/IscA family protein, with the protein MIQLSKAAVTEIKRIQSKQSNPNVWFRLGVETGGCAGWYYTMAFDEQCNPDDLICECDGVQVTVDSRFLDYLNGLTVDYSQDLMGGGFRFHNPKAAKTCGCGNSFSIVESSTP; encoded by the coding sequence ATGATTCAGCTGAGTAAAGCAGCCGTCACCGAAATTAAACGCATCCAGTCCAAACAGTCCAACCCAAATGTCTGGTTTCGTCTCGGGGTGGAAACGGGGGGTTGTGCTGGGTGGTACTATACGATGGCGTTTGACGAACAGTGCAACCCCGATGATCTCATCTGTGAGTGCGATGGCGTTCAAGTGACGGTCGATAGCCGCTTCCTCGACTATCTCAACGGCCTGACTGTAGATTACTCGCAGGATTTGATGGGAGGGGGGTTCCGCTTCCATAACCCCAAGGCTGCCAAGACTTGTGGCTGTGGTAACTCCTTCTCGATTGTTGAGTCCTCCACCCCCTAG
- the gltB gene encoding glutamate synthase large subunit: protein MPNPNTQSNSIHEFGFLGQPWLVEERDACGVGYIANPQNVPSREIVSMALNALTCLEHRGGCSADRDSGDGAGVMTAIPWQLFQPWLQEHNPNSYPLESIGVGMVFFSLDPVLQQAARSIVEETLKTHDLELLGWRKVPVRPEVLGVQARENQPHIEQMFVHSPDKTGDELERHLYLTRRAIGSALKVDAAGPNDQSPIIWGEDFYICSFSNRTIVYKGMVRSAVLSDFYLDLLDESYTSAFAVYHRRFSTNTLPRWPLAQPMRLLGHNGEINTLLGNINWMMARQVDLQSPLWGDRIEQLKPLVNPKNSDSANLDNVMELLVRSGSRASEALMIMVPEAYQNQPALKNRQSIVDFYEYYSGIQEPWDGPALIAYSDGQQVGATLDRNGLRPARYAIARNGLVMVASEAGVVNIPEADIIEKGRLGPGQTLVVDLTTHEVLKNWEVKERIAQAHPYGEWLAQHRQHLQRQTPLTANQLTPEQLLSAQTAFGYTSEDVEMIVEEMAAMGKEPTFCMGDDIPLAVLSQKPRLLYDYFKQRFAQVTNPPIDPLRESLVMSLRMHLGVRGNLLEIKPQLAAQLEIDSPVLNEADLRQIESRSDVVSLSTLFPLTDNPSELADSVQNLCNQAESAVRNGATLLILSDAPGPNAETTYIPPLVAVGAVHHALIRAGLRSHASLIVNTAQCWSTHHFACLIGYGASAVCPYLALESVRHWHEDGKTQKLMERGKLPQVTLEESQENYRHAIEAGLLKILSKMGISLLSSYHGAQIFEAVGIGRELLDLAFVGTASQIGGLSVAELGSELQAFHEKAFPQPAGKKLQNEGFVQYRPGGEYHMNSPEMSKALHKAVGDMKGSGEGYEHYQLYKQYLAERPPTALRDLLDFKSDRPSISIDEVEPVAEILKRFCTGGMSLGALSREAHEVLAVAMNRIGGKSNSGEGGEDPVRFGVLDNVDDQGKSPSLPHLNGLKNGDTASSAIKQVASGRFGVTPEYLMNAKQIEIKMAQGAKPGEGGQLPGKKVSPYIAMLRKSKAGVPLISPPPHHDIYSIEDLAQLIFDLHQINPKAGVSVKLVSEIGIGTIAAGVAKANADIIQISGHDGGTGASPLSSIKHAGSPWELGLAEVQRVLMGNGLRDRVVLRTDGGLKSGWDVLIAALMGAEEFGFGSIAMIAEGCIMARICHTNNCPVGVATQQEKLRARFTGVPEHVVNFFYFIGEEVRQLLAMLGYRSLQEVIGRGDLLTLRESVQLTKTQGLSLDVITKMLPDTRGDRSWLNHGPVHSNGPVLEDDLLADAEITGAIASQSQVSKTLPIVNTDRSVGARLAGEIASRYGNNGFGGQINLTFQGAAGQSFGAFNVSGVTLRLEGEANDYVGKGMTGGTLVVVPPVGATYDPAENAIVGNTCLYGSTGGYLFARGQAGQRFAVRNSLGKAVIEGAGDHACEYMTGGVIVVLGKTGRNVGAGMTGGLAYFLDEEGNFDELVNHEIVHVQRVTTPAGEAQLKEMIQMHQEQTGSDKASRILENWTEYLPKFWQVVPPSEADSPEASAESTVEKVPVKA, encoded by the coding sequence ATGCCCAACCCAAATACTCAATCCAATTCCATCCATGAGTTCGGTTTCCTCGGTCAACCCTGGTTAGTTGAAGAACGAGACGCCTGTGGAGTCGGTTATATCGCCAATCCCCAAAACGTTCCCAGTCGGGAAATTGTCTCAATGGCGCTCAATGCCTTAACCTGTCTTGAACATCGCGGCGGTTGTTCGGCAGACCGGGATTCGGGAGATGGGGCCGGAGTGATGACGGCTATTCCTTGGCAACTCTTCCAGCCTTGGTTACAAGAGCATAACCCGAACTCCTATCCCCTCGAATCTATTGGGGTCGGGATGGTCTTTTTCTCCCTAGATCCGGTGTTGCAACAGGCGGCGCGTTCTATTGTCGAGGAAACGCTCAAAACCCATGATTTGGAACTATTAGGATGGCGCAAAGTCCCCGTGCGTCCGGAAGTGCTGGGGGTGCAAGCGCGGGAAAATCAGCCTCATATTGAGCAAATGTTTGTCCATTCGCCGGATAAGACTGGGGATGAGTTAGAACGCCATCTGTATCTGACCCGCCGTGCCATCGGTTCCGCCTTGAAAGTGGATGCAGCAGGTCCAAACGACCAATCCCCGATTATTTGGGGAGAAGATTTCTATATTTGTTCCTTCTCGAATCGGACCATTGTCTATAAAGGCATGGTTCGTTCAGCGGTGCTATCTGACTTTTACCTGGACTTGCTGGATGAGTCCTATACCAGTGCTTTCGCCGTTTATCATCGCCGGTTTAGCACTAATACCCTTCCCCGTTGGCCCTTGGCTCAACCGATGCGGTTGTTGGGACACAATGGGGAAATTAATACCCTGTTGGGCAATATCAATTGGATGATGGCGCGGCAGGTGGATTTACAGTCGCCGCTGTGGGGCGATCGCATCGAACAACTCAAACCCCTCGTCAATCCCAAAAATAGCGACTCCGCCAACCTGGATAACGTCATGGAACTGCTGGTGCGATCGGGTTCTCGTGCCAGTGAAGCCTTGATGATTATGGTCCCGGAAGCCTATCAAAACCAGCCCGCCCTCAAAAATCGGCAGTCTATTGTCGATTTCTATGAATACTACAGCGGCATCCAAGAACCTTGGGATGGTCCGGCCCTGATTGCTTATAGCGATGGACAACAAGTCGGGGCCACCCTCGATCGCAACGGACTGCGCCCCGCCCGGTATGCGATCGCCCGTAACGGTTTAGTCATGGTCGCCTCGGAAGCCGGTGTCGTCAATATTCCCGAAGCCGACATCATCGAAAAAGGTCGTCTCGGTCCCGGTCAAACCCTCGTTGTAGACCTCACCACCCACGAAGTCCTCAAAAACTGGGAAGTCAAAGAACGGATTGCTCAAGCGCATCCCTACGGTGAATGGTTGGCCCAACATCGTCAACATCTCCAGCGCCAAACTCCCCTAACGGCCAATCAACTGACGCCAGAACAACTGCTGTCCGCCCAAACCGCCTTCGGCTATACCAGCGAAGATGTGGAAATGATTGTCGAAGAAATGGCAGCAATGGGTAAAGAACCCACTTTCTGCATGGGCGATGATATCCCCTTGGCGGTTCTGTCTCAAAAACCCCGTCTGCTGTACGACTATTTCAAACAACGGTTTGCTCAAGTCACCAATCCCCCCATTGATCCCCTGCGGGAAAGCCTAGTGATGTCCCTGCGGATGCATTTGGGAGTCCGAGGCAATCTCCTAGAAATCAAACCCCAATTAGCGGCACAGTTAGAAATTGACTCTCCCGTTCTCAATGAAGCGGATTTACGCCAGATTGAATCTCGGTCTGATGTGGTATCTCTGTCTACCCTATTTCCCCTGACTGATAACCCCTCAGAATTGGCCGACTCGGTGCAAAACCTCTGCAATCAAGCCGAGTCAGCTGTGCGAAATGGCGCAACCCTGCTGATTCTGAGTGATGCACCGGGACCGAATGCTGAAACCACCTATATTCCCCCCCTCGTGGCAGTTGGGGCGGTTCATCATGCCTTGATTCGGGCGGGATTGCGCTCTCATGCCTCTTTGATTGTCAATACGGCCCAATGTTGGAGTACCCATCATTTTGCTTGTTTGATTGGCTATGGCGCTTCAGCAGTTTGTCCCTATTTGGCTTTAGAATCTGTGCGTCATTGGCATGAAGATGGCAAAACGCAGAAATTGATGGAACGGGGGAAACTGCCCCAAGTCACCCTAGAGGAGTCCCAGGAAAATTACCGTCATGCGATCGAGGCGGGACTGTTGAAAATTCTCTCCAAAATGGGGATTTCCCTGCTGTCGAGTTATCACGGCGCTCAAATTTTTGAGGCAGTCGGGATTGGTCGGGAGTTGCTGGATTTGGCCTTTGTGGGCACTGCTTCTCAAATTGGCGGCTTGAGTGTGGCCGAGTTGGGTTCAGAATTGCAGGCGTTCCATGAGAAGGCATTCCCCCAACCGGCGGGTAAGAAATTGCAGAATGAAGGGTTTGTGCAGTATCGCCCTGGCGGTGAATATCACATGAATTCCCCGGAAATGTCCAAAGCGCTGCATAAGGCGGTTGGGGATATGAAGGGTTCTGGAGAAGGGTATGAGCATTATCAACTCTATAAACAGTATTTAGCCGAACGTCCGCCCACGGCATTGCGGGATTTATTGGATTTCAAGAGCGATCGCCCTTCGATTTCCATTGATGAAGTCGAACCCGTGGCAGAAATTCTCAAACGGTTCTGCACTGGGGGGATGTCCCTGGGGGCGCTCTCTCGGGAGGCCCATGAAGTGCTCGCAGTCGCCATGAACCGGATTGGCGGTAAATCCAACTCCGGAGAAGGTGGCGAAGACCCGGTGCGGTTTGGCGTTTTGGATAATGTGGATGACCAAGGTAAGTCGCCCTCTTTACCCCATCTGAATGGCTTAAAAAATGGCGATACCGCTTCCTCCGCCATCAAACAGGTGGCTTCCGGTCGCTTTGGGGTGACTCCCGAGTACCTAATGAATGCCAAGCAAATCGAAATTAAAATGGCGCAAGGGGCCAAACCCGGTGAAGGCGGACAACTCCCCGGGAAAAAGGTCAGTCCCTATATCGCCATGTTGCGGAAATCTAAGGCGGGAGTTCCTCTGATTTCGCCCCCACCGCACCACGATATCTATAGTATTGAGGATTTGGCCCAGTTAATTTTTGACCTGCACCAAATTAATCCCAAGGCGGGGGTTTCGGTGAAATTGGTCTCAGAAATTGGCATTGGCACGATCGCCGCTGGGGTTGCCAAGGCGAATGCCGATATTATCCAGATTTCCGGACATGATGGCGGGACCGGCGCTTCCCCCTTGAGTTCGATTAAACACGCCGGAAGTCCCTGGGAGTTGGGTTTAGCCGAAGTGCAGCGGGTGTTGATGGGCAATGGACTGCGCGATCGCGTCGTCCTCCGTACCGATGGCGGATTGAAAAGTGGCTGGGATGTCCTGATTGCCGCCTTAATGGGGGCGGAAGAGTTTGGCTTTGGCAGTATCGCCATGATTGCTGAAGGTTGCATCATGGCCCGGATTTGTCATACCAACAATTGTCCCGTGGGAGTTGCCACCCAGCAGGAGAAACTCCGGGCGCGGTTTACCGGGGTCCCCGAGCACGTGGTCAACTTCTTCTATTTCATTGGGGAAGAAGTGCGGCAGTTGTTGGCGATGTTGGGATATCGCTCTTTGCAAGAAGTGATTGGACGCGGAGATTTGCTGACCCTGCGGGAGTCCGTGCAGTTGACCAAGACTCAGGGACTGAGTTTGGATGTGATTACCAAGATGTTGCCCGATACCCGAGGCGATCGCAGTTGGTTAAATCATGGTCCGGTGCATAGCAATGGGCCGGTGTTGGAGGATGATTTGCTGGCAGATGCGGAGATTACCGGGGCGATCGCCTCTCAATCCCAAGTCTCCAAAACCCTCCCAATTGTCAATACCGACCGTTCCGTTGGGGCGCGTCTGGCGGGAGAAATTGCCTCTCGCTATGGCAATAATGGCTTTGGCGGTCAGATTAACTTGACCTTCCAAGGGGCAGCCGGACAGAGTTTTGGGGCGTTCAATGTTTCCGGAGTGACCCTGCGCTTAGAAGGAGAGGCCAATGATTATGTGGGTAAAGGGATGACTGGCGGAACCTTGGTGGTGGTGCCACCAGTGGGAGCCACTTATGATCCGGCAGAAAATGCGATCGTAGGCAACACCTGCCTCTACGGGTCTACCGGAGGATACCTATTTGCCCGGGGTCAAGCCGGACAACGCTTTGCCGTCCGCAACTCCCTGGGTAAAGCCGTGATTGAAGGGGCCGGGGACCATGCCTGTGAATATATGACCGGCGGCGTGATTGTCGTTTTGGGTAAAACGGGCCGCAATGTAGGGGCCGGGATGACTGGCGGATTGGCCTATTTCCTAGATGAGGAAGGCAATTTTGATGAGTTGGTGAATCATGAGATTGTCCATGTCCAACGGGTGACCACCCCTGCCGGGGAGGCGCAACTCAAGGAGATGATTCAGATGCACCAAGAACAGACAGGTAGCGACAAGGCATCTCGGATTCTGGAGAACTGGACCGAGTATTTACCGAAGTTCTGGCAAGTGGTCCCGCCTTCGGAAGCGGACAGTCCCGAGGCATCGGCTGAATCGACCGTTGAGAAGGTTCCCGTAAAGGCCTAA
- a CDS encoding cupin domain-containing protein has protein sequence MLFPPATAASSSSAMVAATELRPWGSFTVLEDAKGYKIKRIEVKPGHRLSLQMHHHRSEHWIVVCGTARVVCGDQELMLTSNQSTYVPQCTNHRLENPGVIPLVLIEVQNGEYLGEDDIVRFQDDYARAK, from the coding sequence ATGCTTTTTCCTCCGGCAACTGCTGCCTCTTCATCCTCGGCGATGGTGGCCGCAACGGAACTCCGCCCTTGGGGCTCGTTCACGGTTTTAGAAGATGCCAAGGGATATAAAATCAAGCGGATTGAAGTGAAACCGGGTCACCGCCTCAGCTTGCAAATGCACCACCATCGCAGCGAACATTGGATCGTGGTTTGCGGAACAGCCCGGGTGGTTTGCGGTGACCAAGAACTGATGCTCACCAGCAACCAGTCTACTTATGTGCCGCAATGCACGAATCATCGTCTGGAAAATCCTGGGGTGATTCCTTTGGTTTTGATTGAGGTTCAAAATGGGGAATATTTGGGTGAAGATGATATCGTGCGCTTCCAAGATGACTACGCCCGGGCTAAATAA
- the rpsG gene encoding 30S ribosomal protein S7 has product MSRRTGSQKRSVTPDPVYNSRLVGMMVRRVMKSGKKSVAFNIVYNAMKTIEERTGADALEVFEKAVKNVTPLVEVKGRRVGGATYQVPMEVRSDRGTALALRWIIHFSRTRAGRTMAMKLANELMDAANETGNAIRKREETHRMAEANKAFAHYRY; this is encoded by the coding sequence ATGTCTCGTCGCACTGGTAGTCAAAAACGTTCTGTTACTCCCGATCCAGTTTATAACAGCCGCTTGGTTGGTATGATGGTGCGGCGTGTAATGAAGAGTGGCAAAAAGTCAGTCGCCTTCAACATTGTTTACAACGCCATGAAAACCATCGAAGAAAGAACCGGCGCAGATGCCCTGGAAGTCTTTGAAAAAGCGGTTAAAAATGTGACTCCCCTAGTGGAAGTCAAAGGCCGTCGGGTTGGCGGGGCCACCTATCAAGTCCCGATGGAAGTTCGGTCCGATCGCGGTACAGCTTTAGCGTTGCGCTGGATCATTCACTTTTCCAGAACCCGCGCGGGTCGCACGATGGCTATGAAATTAGCGAACGAATTAATGGATGCCGCCAACGAAACCGGCAATGCAATCCGCAAACGGGAAGAAACCCATCGGATGGCAGAAGCCAATAAAGCGTTCGCCCACTATCGTTACTAA